DNA sequence from the Pedobacter sp. W3I1 genome:
TTCCAACCAAATCTAAGTTGATCAGGAATTTAATCTTGCTTAAAGGAATTAAAGGGTTTTCTACAAAAAACCTCGAGCCCAACAGTCCAGCTTCTTCGGCTGCAAAACAGATGAAGCCAATGGAATAGGGCTGAGGATTGGCAGCGTAATATTTGGCGAGGCTCAATAAAGTGGCTACACCTGCAGCGTTATCGTTTGCCCCGGGGAAATAGGTGTCTGCACCCATGCCACCCAAATGATCGTAATGCGCGGTAATGATTAACAGGGAATCAGGAAATTTAGTACCCTTAACTAAACCACAAACATTGGCAGCTTCAAAATTCGGAATGAATTTATTTTCAATATCAACATTAATTTCTTTTGGTATTGCTGTAAAGTTCTTTTTATTGAGCTGGATTGTTGTTATATCTCCAACTTCGGTAGCTACAGACCAGGTTAATTTATCTTTTAGTAAAACCTGTAAAGTAGGTGCGGCCTGAAAGTGAACGCTGTCGCGCTGGGTTAACGCTGCCTTTTGTTTAACACCGGGACTTTCGTTATTCACAATGAAATCTTTACCGGGAATGAGTTTTTGGCCATTAACGGCTACCATCATTTTTCCTGGAAAAGTATTTACAGGGAAATTAAAAGTCTGTTTATAATTCGGCCCCATCGGCAAAAGACCGATTTTCTGATAAGCTTCAGCGAGGTAAGCGGCAGATTTTTTCATTCCGTCTTTGGTACAACCTCTGCCCCAAAATTCTTTTGAAGTAAGTGTATTAATTACATTTCTGGTATAGGTAGAATCTTGGGCGAAAGTGTTGATTGCTAAAAACAGGAAGATGATGAAGCCAAATTTTTTCATCCCGAAATTTAATAAAATAAAGTAGTTGTTGGTCGGGATTTGTAATCCCGATATTGGAGTTAAGGATTTTTAATCTTTTAGGTGGATTACAAATCCACAATTCATCCAGCCGAAATTGCAAATCTCGACTAACATTACGTTTGGTCTTTAATCCAAAGAACTACAGACCCAAGTTAAATAAACCTGATAAAGCGTAAAGCCCGGAACGAGGTACGAGTGAGGACTTGCAGCGATAGCAGGACTTTAGCAACCGAAGTGCGCCGAACTTTGATTTTCATAGTAACTGACCGCTTAAACCATCATAGCGCAATGGATAATGAGGCATTTAGTAAAAAAGATGCTTGATGGCAATGCGATTAACCATCAAGCATTAATTATAAAAACAATTGTTTTACTTTACCAGATAAGGCTGTAAAGCAGTTTTAATTTTTTCTTTGTTTTGTGCGGCTGTCCATTTTTCTTTGATAGATTGATCGCCCAGGTTAAAAAGGGTTTCGTAAAGCAATTTACCATTGGCCATCGTCTGTACTTTAAATGTACTTTGCGAATCAATAATGTCAGCCCAAACGCCACGTACGTCTGCCCAAAAAGTATGCTGACTGGCCCACCATTTTTGCGCATAAGCAAAAGTTTTAGGATCTATTTTCGTAAATTCCTCATAACCTTTTTCAACGGCCAATAGTTTATCACCACTGGCAGCGCGCACAATTTTTTTATTGTCCTGCTCAAACATCCAACCATTTTTAGTGATGGTAATTCTGCTACCACGGTTTAATACATTGTAATCTTTACGCACAGTAGATTCTCTTCTTGGTAATGGAGAATCGGTTTCGCTTGACCAAGAATCGTGACCTCCAACATGGCTCCATGTACCATAGCCCTGGTAACGTGGGCTATCATCAACCTGATAAACTTTTTGTGTCCATTTTCCTTTCACATCAGCAGGAGTTAAATTGCCTTTTTTCCATGCATTACCTTCGGTATAAAGCATAATGTTGGTATCTTCATAAGTCCAGTCCTGGCGCCAGTGTTTAATAACCGTACTATCGTTAATGGCCAGCATGTGTTGAATTACAATTCTTTTTGGCTCATCTACAATAATTTCTGCCCATTCGTTGCCATGGCTTTCGTAAGGCTTACTGAATTTGTAGTTTGGATCCGGAGCGGTAACTTCACCATAGTTGAAATTCACTTCATAAAAACCAGCTAAAGATTTTATTGCTTTTCTATCCTTTTCCAGTTTTTCTTCCGGAGTGTCAACTTTTGTTTGTGCATCAGCATTAAGGGTAATCAAACCGGTTAATACTAAAATTAGGTTTAAAAATTTCATTTTATTATGAATTAGGTGTGTGTTTGGTTTACTGACAATGCGGTTTTTCTTTTTTCCTTTTCCCCACCAGATAATAAATCCGGTTATGGGTAGGCTTGCTGCAATTAAACTGGCAAAAAAGGCCAATATTTTTCCTGGTAGCCCTAAAATGGCCCCTACATGAATATCGTAGTTCATGCCAATAACAGTTTCGCCCCCATTTTTTTCAGATTGGTTTGTTCTATGTAATAACTTGCCCGAGTACTGATCGAACTGTAAAACATCGTAATTCCAATAAGTTTCTTCGCCACGGTAACCTGTGGCATTAATGGTTGCTGTACCGCCTCCCGCTGGCGACATGCCAATGCGGTCTTCGTTTTTAAAGATCTTTTTAGCCTGATCAAAAGCGATATCGAATGGAACAGCTCTAATGGTTTTTGTTGAATCTGATTTTATTTCTACCACTTTTGGTGGGGTAGTGCTTCCAGATGCCACTACATAAACGGTTGCCTGAAACCATTGAAATGCCCAAACCAAACCAGTTAAAGCCAGCATTAAACAGATTAACATTGCATAAAAGCCCAACACATTGTGCATATCGTAATTAATGCGTTTAAATTTGGCCTTCCATTTTACTTTAAAACTCTTATCAAAGTTCGATTTTTTGAGATTTTTCGGCCACCACATCACCATGCCTGAAATGAGTAGAAATACAAAGATGAAAGTAGACCAACCAATAATCTGTTGACCAATGGGATGATTGATCAGTAAACTCCAGTGGATCATTTTAACAACTGAAAAAAACTCATATTTATGATCGGTAACCAGGGTTACTTTTCCGGTATATGGATTTACCAGTACCAGGTCGTAGTAATCAATTGAATCGAAGTACCAGAAGGCTTTAGGATCGCCTGCTTTATAGGTGCTAAATTCCCATGCCCTTTCTGGCGCCTTGTAAGTAGAAATAAAACCAATTTTCTTTTTATTGCCTAATGCTTTTTCGGCATTGGTTTGTAGTAAGCTTAATGGTAAGGTTTTAGCATTTGAAGGAACATCAACAAAATATGCTTTGCGGTGGATGAGCTCAGTAATTTCTTTTTGAAAAACGTACATGCATCCGGTAACGCCTAACATCAATACAATTAAGCCCGATGTTATGCCCAGCCACAGATGCAGCCAGTCGCTGATCCGACGTAGTCGCGATTTTTTGTTTTTTGATTTTATTGTTGGTGCCATTAGCAAGCTGTATGAATAAAAGAACCAATTAGCCCCTTTCAGGACCAATTGGCTTTAAATTTTATAAAAAATTACGACTACTTAACTTCAGTAGTGTAGGTTACTAAATGCCAAACTTTATCGTAATCTTTTCCATTTAATTTTCCAGGGGTTTTATCTTCTGTAAAAGCTTCTAGAAAATAGTTTCCTTTTTGTTCCGGCTTGAAAGTGAATTTTCCTTCTGCATCGGTTTCGGTAGACTGTGCTTTTCGCTCG
Encoded proteins:
- a CDS encoding M28 family metallopeptidase, encoding MKKFGFIIFLFLAINTFAQDSTYTRNVINTLTSKEFWGRGCTKDGMKKSAAYLAEAYQKIGLLPMGPNYKQTFNFPVNTFPGKMMVAVNGQKLIPGKDFIVNNESPGVKQKAALTQRDSVHFQAAPTLQVLLKDKLTWSVATEVGDITTIQLNKKNFTAIPKEINVDIENKFIPNFEAANVCGLVKGTKFPDSLLIITAHYDHLGGMGADTYFPGANDNAAGVATLLSLAKYYAANPQPYSIGFICFAAEEAGLLGSRFFVENPLIPLSKIKFLINLDLVGTGEAGMTVVNASVYPKAFALLNAINNQNHYIPKINSRGKAANSDHYFFTEKGVPAFFIYTQGGPSAYHDVFDKSETLPLTEYKDLFKLIVGFNQKLME
- a CDS encoding DUF6607 family protein; the encoded protein is MAPTIKSKNKKSRLRRISDWLHLWLGITSGLIVLMLGVTGCMYVFQKEITELIHRKAYFVDVPSNAKTLPLSLLQTNAEKALGNKKKIGFISTYKAPERAWEFSTYKAGDPKAFWYFDSIDYYDLVLVNPYTGKVTLVTDHKYEFFSVVKMIHWSLLINHPIGQQIIGWSTFIFVFLLISGMVMWWPKNLKKSNFDKSFKVKWKAKFKRINYDMHNVLGFYAMLICLMLALTGLVWAFQWFQATVYVVASGSTTPPKVVEIKSDSTKTIRAVPFDIAFDQAKKIFKNEDRIGMSPAGGGTATINATGYRGEETYWNYDVLQFDQYSGKLLHRTNQSEKNGGETVIGMNYDIHVGAILGLPGKILAFFASLIAASLPITGFIIWWGKGKKKNRIVSKPNTHLIHNKMKFLNLILVLTGLITLNADAQTKVDTPEEKLEKDRKAIKSLAGFYEVNFNYGEVTAPDPNYKFSKPYESHGNEWAEIIVDEPKRIVIQHMLAINDSTVIKHWRQDWTYEDTNIMLYTEGNAWKKGNLTPADVKGKWTQKVYQVDDSPRYQGYGTWSHVGGHDSWSSETDSPLPRRESTVRKDYNVLNRGSRITITKNGWMFEQDNKKIVRAASGDKLLAVEKGYEEFTKIDPKTFAYAQKWWASQHTFWADVRGVWADIIDSQSTFKVQTMANGKLLYETLFNLGDQSIKEKWTAAQNKEKIKTALQPYLVK